In one window of Leptospira sp. WS92.C1 DNA:
- a CDS encoding restriction endonuclease subunit S, with protein MEWIGEIPEGWEVKRLKRVALINNSKRNYTQNQNLDAEVVFLPMEKVSENGEINQELRKRIKDVSTGFTYFDKGDIILAKITPCFENGKGAHLKNLETAFGFGSTEFHTIKALESLNSRFAFYQTKTNLFMKVGEGLMSGSAGQKRLPTNFVEDFPISLPPLSEQQAIADFLDRKTAQINSLIEKKRRLIELLQEERIAVINQAVTRGIDPSVKLKPSGVEWLGDIPEHWEVKKLKWVADLRSGESITSEDIRPEGEYPVYGGNGLRGYTFRYTHEGHFILIGRQGALCGNINYASNMFFASEHAVVVTLLKKIDLLWLGELLRTMNLNQYSLASAQPGLSVDRIKNLSIPMPPEKEMTEIKNFIQVKMVHLDSTISKIEKEIELLSEYRTALISEVVTGKVKVV; from the coding sequence GTGGAATGGATCGGAGAAATTCCGGAAGGCTGGGAGGTTAAGAGGCTGAAGAGAGTCGCCCTTATAAATAACAGCAAGCGAAATTACACGCAAAATCAGAATTTAGATGCTGAAGTTGTGTTTCTACCAATGGAGAAAGTCTCCGAAAATGGTGAAATCAATCAAGAATTACGTAAAAGAATAAAAGACGTTAGTACCGGCTTCACATATTTTGATAAAGGTGATATCATCTTAGCAAAAATTACTCCTTGCTTTGAAAATGGAAAGGGTGCTCATTTAAAGAATCTAGAAACGGCATTTGGGTTTGGATCGACAGAGTTTCACACAATTAAAGCATTAGAAAGTCTGAATTCACGATTCGCATTTTATCAAACAAAAACAAATTTATTTATGAAAGTAGGGGAAGGTCTCATGTCTGGTTCTGCGGGACAAAAGAGACTTCCGACTAATTTTGTAGAAGATTTTCCCATTTCCCTTCCTCCTCTCTCCGAGCAACAAGCAATCGCCGACTTCTTGGATCGCAAGACTGCACAGATCAATTCTCTCATCGAAAAAAAACGCAGACTCATCGAACTCCTCCAGGAAGAACGAATCGCCGTTATCAATCAAGCAGTCACAAGGGGGATCGATCCCAGTGTAAAGCTGAAACCGAGCGGAGTGGAATGGTTAGGGGATATTCCAGAGCACTGGGAGGTGAAGAAGTTGAAGTGGGTGGCGGATCTCCGAAGTGGTGAATCTATAACATCAGAAGACATTCGGCCGGAAGGAGAATATCCTGTATATGGTGGGAATGGCTTGCGTGGATATACTTTTCGATATACTCACGAAGGACATTTTATTCTAATTGGTCGACAAGGTGCTTTATGCGGAAATATAAATTACGCATCTAATATGTTTTTTGCTTCTGAGCATGCTGTCGTAGTCACTTTATTAAAAAAAATAGATCTTCTTTGGTTAGGTGAGCTGTTGCGAACCATGAATTTGAACCAATATTCTCTTGCCTCGGCTCAACCTGGTCTTTCGGTAGATAGAATCAAAAATTTATCAATTCCTATGCCCCCTGAAAAAGAAATGACTGAAATTAAGAATTTTATTCAGGTAAAAATGGTTCATCTTGACTCCACCATTTCCAAAATCGAAAAAGAAATCGAACTCCTTTCCGAATATCGCACCGCTTTGATTTCGGAAGTAGTGACAGGCAAGGTGAAGGTTGTGTAA
- a CDS encoding WG repeat-containing protein produces the protein MLNQKSFCETKFCFSIFREFIFERIEFAKLEILVLRICSLFLPLFKKPFRFLFIFVLPFFTQTILHSESLWWGGKGVGIVDANGNIVLDPIYRSIDRCNSEKDTYVARSIVNNEDVFLDKFGNRIQSHYCFGNSMFAGNRSFEINGTLGVINDDGIWKPVPSAEKIDSFYITDNKIPVSQQLAPAKKQGKWGYVDISGNWIVPPLYEEALHFDQNGLASVRKDGKWGKVDLQNRIVVPIQFDKNFYFFNGIAIVLENGKYGLIDTSGRILEEPIYQEIVARKFSIPTGSDPGYIVKINDKWGLKEPGKEFLIPPIYEELLYPRNGALELPHRNIKEIDGKIYVYQLEGKYGLIQGDGFRLTEPVYTMIDWQFGRNGFSFWKDGREGWLHFTGKEIAPPNYDIVREINLYDSVEKTTGFLLSVNRRGLWALMDEKGQLLTEFQYEKIDSYFLDGLAKAKRNGKWGVLDSSGRERSEFIYENLDVYAKNVDSKRFIKIQLGGKYGAMDEEGKVYVSPIYDLIAVYNYKHIDWFHRFNKTYVIGLKGKYGIINSEGKIILPIEYDSIHANVCREYDQIKNTWIEKDLLKAEWKGESVILDDTGNILFKNKKFRTWYGSPSCSFLYEKILDWSILDGSGKKIFGNYDAIQPLEPIQLDPKERRYRVKRNDERGVVDWEGKEILPIRTEKSLWETNGWLQLYSFETQRYELFSKHGKKIWESNKQIHCNSHSNQSSTCIVTKEIDEKIRLGILTLKSQNDVVSIQTRWLKERGNERPIQIERIQQYYHDSEVSFVAANFFCVEHQNEKYSLMNSRGTFLTKAIYDRCMLQYSKDRFFATLKDRVVFLDLQGRRLNRTEQKMDIWNVERDLPVSKKDGIGVQVSTTQGNRHGVLDENGKLLIPVKYDEIRWSEPYFLLKKSNTWTVSEILNGNIRKVLFTTVADEIDVLSHHWFRIRNQNQWKIVDRFGKPRSKQTYDEFRTITSGWTVYRIGSLWGIYSEEGNILAEPIYDKIVPLDGSLSLDPKKSIPFWSKATIKGKVVTIDSKGRPILTQEMDWIGWSDKEYYNQEDYRGIFYSEGFVRFMKNGLYGLLDKNGMIAVDPIYHQIQEFKNGWAKVEQNGLWGLLDKNGKIKFPIVYEAISIFDSSRIGVKKNGTWNVIDPNGNIVFKSNCKVLVSIFSDQFACVASFRN, from the coding sequence TTGTTAAATCAAAAAAGTTTTTGTGAAACGAAGTTTTGTTTTTCGATTTTTCGAGAGTTCATTTTTGAAAGAATCGAGTTTGCAAAACTAGAGATTCTTGTTTTGAGAATTTGCAGCTTGTTTTTGCCTCTTTTTAAAAAACCATTTCGATTTTTATTTATCTTTGTTCTGCCGTTCTTTACGCAAACGATTCTTCATTCCGAATCATTGTGGTGGGGAGGTAAAGGTGTAGGTATCGTCGATGCAAACGGAAATATCGTTTTAGATCCGATCTACAGATCCATCGATCGATGCAATTCCGAAAAAGACACATACGTCGCACGTTCGATTGTCAACAACGAAGACGTGTTTTTGGACAAATTCGGAAATCGAATACAATCCCACTATTGTTTTGGAAATAGTATGTTTGCTGGAAACCGATCTTTTGAGATAAACGGGACTTTGGGTGTTATCAACGACGATGGAATCTGGAAACCGGTGCCGAGTGCAGAGAAGATTGATTCATTTTATATAACTGACAATAAAATACCGGTTTCTCAACAATTAGCTCCAGCGAAAAAACAAGGGAAGTGGGGTTATGTGGATATTTCGGGGAATTGGATCGTTCCGCCTTTGTATGAGGAAGCCTTGCACTTTGATCAAAACGGTCTTGCGAGTGTAAGAAAAGACGGAAAGTGGGGAAAAGTTGATTTGCAAAATCGAATCGTAGTTCCGATTCAATTTGACAAGAATTTTTATTTTTTCAATGGAATCGCGATTGTTTTAGAAAATGGTAAGTATGGACTGATCGATACTTCAGGCAGAATTTTAGAAGAGCCGATCTATCAAGAAATTGTAGCTAGGAAATTTTCGATCCCTACCGGTTCCGATCCGGGTTATATAGTAAAAATCAATGACAAATGGGGACTCAAAGAGCCGGGAAAAGAGTTTTTGATTCCTCCGATTTATGAAGAGTTACTATATCCACGCAACGGCGCATTAGAATTACCTCATCGAAATATCAAGGAGATCGACGGAAAAATTTATGTCTATCAATTAGAAGGAAAATACGGACTCATTCAAGGCGACGGGTTTCGTCTAACGGAACCAGTCTATACTATGATAGATTGGCAGTTTGGAAGAAATGGGTTTTCCTTTTGGAAGGATGGAAGAGAAGGCTGGCTTCATTTTACCGGTAAAGAAATTGCCCCTCCTAATTATGATATAGTTCGAGAAATCAATCTCTATGATTCCGTAGAAAAAACAACGGGTTTTTTGTTATCGGTGAACCGGCGCGGTCTTTGGGCATTGATGGATGAAAAAGGTCAATTGTTGACGGAATTTCAATATGAAAAAATCGATAGCTATTTTTTAGACGGCTTAGCAAAAGCCAAACGTAACGGAAAATGGGGAGTTCTAGATTCTTCCGGCAGAGAAAGATCAGAATTTATTTACGAAAATCTTGATGTCTATGCAAAAAACGTTGATTCAAAACGGTTTATCAAGATTCAATTAGGCGGAAAATACGGAGCGATGGATGAGGAAGGAAAGGTTTACGTTTCTCCCATCTATGATCTTATCGCAGTATATAATTATAAACACATAGATTGGTTTCATCGATTTAATAAAACTTACGTTATAGGTTTGAAAGGAAAATATGGTATCATCAATTCGGAGGGAAAAATAATTTTACCCATTGAATATGATTCGATTCATGCGAATGTTTGCCGAGAATACGATCAAATCAAAAATACTTGGATTGAAAAAGATTTATTAAAAGCCGAATGGAAAGGCGAATCTGTCATTTTAGACGATACAGGGAATATATTATTCAAAAACAAAAAGTTCAGAACATGGTATGGTTCACCATCTTGTTCTTTTTTATATGAGAAAATATTGGATTGGTCAATCCTTGACGGTTCCGGAAAAAAAATCTTTGGAAATTACGATGCAATTCAACCCTTAGAACCGATCCAATTGGATCCCAAGGAGAGAAGGTATAGAGTCAAACGAAATGACGAACGGGGTGTGGTCGATTGGGAAGGAAAGGAAATTCTCCCGATCAGAACTGAAAAGTCCCTATGGGAAACAAACGGATGGTTGCAGTTGTACTCATTCGAAACCCAACGGTATGAGCTTTTTTCTAAACATGGAAAAAAAATATGGGAGTCCAACAAGCAAATTCATTGCAATTCGCATTCCAATCAATCCTCAACCTGCATAGTTACCAAAGAGATCGATGAAAAAATTCGACTAGGAATTTTAACATTGAAATCTCAAAACGATGTTGTGTCTATCCAAACACGATGGCTCAAAGAACGAGGAAACGAAAGACCGATTCAAATAGAACGCATCCAGCAGTATTATCATGATTCTGAAGTGTCATTTGTAGCAGCGAATTTTTTTTGTGTAGAACATCAAAATGAAAAATATTCCTTAATGAATTCCCGAGGAACATTTCTTACAAAAGCGATTTACGACCGCTGTATGCTTCAATACTCAAAAGACAGATTTTTTGCAACTTTGAAAGATCGGGTCGTTTTTTTGGATCTTCAAGGAAGACGTCTGAATCGGACCGAGCAAAAAATGGATATTTGGAATGTGGAAAGGGATTTGCCCGTTTCTAAAAAGGACGGGATCGGGGTTCAAGTATCGACGACTCAAGGAAATCGTCATGGGGTTCTTGATGAGAACGGAAAATTACTCATTCCTGTAAAATACGACGAGATCCGTTGGTCTGAACCGTATTTTCTTTTAAAAAAATCGAATACTTGGACCGTTTCTGAAATTTTAAACGGAAACATTCGAAAAGTATTATTTACTACCGTAGCGGACGAGATCGATGTCCTCAGCCATCATTGGTTTAGAATACGAAATCAAAACCAATGGAAAATCGTAGATCGTTTTGGTAAACCTCGTTCCAAACAAACCTACGATGAGTTTAGAACAATCACTTCGGGATGGACCGTGTATCGGATTGGTTCTTTATGGGGAATTTATTCCGAGGAAGGAAACATTCTTGCAGAACCAATCTATGATAAAATCGTTCCCTTAGATGGATCCTTATCGTTGGATCCTAAAAAAAGCATACCGTTTTGGTCGAAAGCGACGATCAAAGGGAAGGTTGTTACGATCGATTCCAAAGGAAGACCCATTCTGACACAAGAGATGGATTGGATCGGATGGTCGGATAAAGAATATTATAACCAGGAAGACTACAGAGGAATTTTTTACTCAGAAGGATTTGTTCGATTTATGAAAAACGGATTGTACGGCCTTCTGGATAAAAACGGTATGATTGCCGTCGATCCGATATATCATCAAATCCAAGAGTTCAAAAACGGATGGGCTAAAGTGGAACAAAATGGCTTATGGGGTCTTTTGGATAAGAATGGAAAAATAAAATTCCCGATCGTCTACGAAGCGATTTCTATTTTTGACTCGTCTCGAATCGGCGTCAAAAAGAATGGGACTTGGAACGTAATCGATCCAAACGGAAATATTGTCTTTAAATCGAATTGCAAAGTGTTGGTTTCGATTTTCTCGGACCAATTTGCTTGTGTCGCTTCGTTTAGAAATTAG
- a CDS encoding N-6 DNA methylase, which yields MYNFREKANFLWSIADLLRGHYKQADYGKVILPFTVLRRLDSILEPTKKKVLEAYTQHKAKKPEILEPILNNIAKAKFHNRSKFNFTELANDPNGIAANLKNYIKGYSIGAQEIIEYFSFEDQIRKLEEYDLLYMVIKKFAEAGEIFKEVSSLEMGYIFEELIRKFAELSNETAGEHFTPREVIRLMVNLLFVNDKDILTKKGIVRTLYDPACGTGGMLSVAEEFLRELNPDAKLEVFGQEMNPESFAICKSDMLIKGQNPSNIKFGNSFTQDGLAEEKFDYMLSNPPFGVDWKKSEKIIKDEKEKRGWDGRFGAGLPAISDGSFLFLQHMISKMKRKEEGTRLGIVFNGSPLFSGSAGSGPSDIRKWIIENDMLEAIIALPDQLFYNTGISTYIWIVTDHKPKARKGKVQLINATGGDLEDKENPFYSKMLRSLGNKRKEIHESAIERITKLYGNFQENEYSKIFDNEDFGYSRITVERPKLDENGKPVLDKKGNIQADSDLRDFENIPLKENIQEYFQREVLPHVPDAWIDSEKTKIGYEINFTKYFYKYKPLRSLEEIRRDILALEEETQGMIGEVIES from the coding sequence ATGTATAATTTTAGAGAAAAAGCAAATTTTCTATGGTCCATCGCGGATCTATTACGTGGACATTATAAACAAGCGGATTATGGAAAGGTAATTCTTCCTTTCACAGTGTTGAGACGTCTTGATTCTATATTAGAACCGACCAAGAAGAAAGTTTTGGAAGCATATACACAACACAAAGCGAAAAAGCCGGAAATATTGGAGCCGATTCTTAACAATATTGCGAAGGCTAAGTTTCACAATCGTAGTAAATTTAATTTTACCGAATTGGCAAATGATCCAAACGGAATCGCGGCAAACCTAAAAAATTATATCAAGGGTTACTCGATCGGCGCACAGGAAATCATCGAGTATTTTAGTTTTGAAGACCAAATTCGAAAATTAGAGGAATATGATTTACTCTATATGGTTATCAAAAAATTTGCGGAAGCAGGTGAGATATTCAAAGAGGTTTCTTCCTTAGAAATGGGATATATTTTCGAGGAGTTGATTCGGAAATTTGCGGAGTTAAGCAACGAAACTGCGGGGGAACATTTCACACCGAGGGAAGTCATTCGGTTGATGGTAAATCTTCTTTTTGTCAATGACAAGGATATCTTAACGAAAAAAGGAATCGTTCGAACCTTATACGATCCGGCTTGCGGGACCGGCGGGATGCTTTCCGTTGCAGAAGAATTTTTACGCGAGCTCAATCCCGATGCAAAACTGGAAGTTTTTGGACAAGAGATGAACCCGGAATCTTTTGCGATTTGCAAATCGGATATGTTGATCAAAGGACAAAATCCATCCAACATCAAGTTCGGAAATTCATTCACCCAAGACGGACTTGCGGAAGAAAAGTTTGATTATATGTTAAGCAATCCTCCTTTCGGTGTAGATTGGAAGAAATCCGAGAAGATCATCAAAGATGAAAAAGAGAAAAGAGGTTGGGATGGAAGATTCGGAGCTGGTTTACCTGCGATCAGCGATGGTTCCTTTTTATTTCTCCAACATATGATTTCTAAAATGAAACGTAAAGAGGAAGGAACTCGGCTCGGAATCGTATTCAACGGTTCTCCTCTTTTTAGCGGTTCTGCAGGAAGTGGTCCGAGCGATATCCGAAAATGGATCATCGAAAACGACATGTTGGAAGCCATCATCGCTCTTCCCGATCAGCTTTTTTACAACACAGGAATTTCCACCTATATCTGGATCGTAACCGATCACAAGCCCAAGGCGAGAAAAGGAAAGGTTCAACTCATCAATGCAACCGGCGGCGATTTGGAAGACAAGGAAAATCCGTTCTATTCTAAGATGCTTCGAAGCCTTGGAAACAAACGAAAAGAAATCCACGAGTCCGCCATCGAACGAATCACGAAACTCTACGGAAACTTTCAAGAAAACGAATATTCTAAAATCTTTGATAACGAAGATTTCGGATATTCCAGAATCACGGTCGAAAGACCGAAGCTGGATGAAAACGGAAAGCCGGTCTTAGATAAAAAAGGAAATATCCAAGCGGATTCCGATCTCAGAGATTTCGAAAACATTCCCCTCAAAGAAAATATCCAAGAATACTTTCAAAGAGAAGTGCTTCCGCACGTTCCCGATGCTTGGATCGATTCCGAAAAAACAAAGATCGGTTATGAAATCAACTTCACCAAGTATTTCTACAAATACAAACCCCTTCGCAGTTTGGAAGAGATTCGCCGGGATATCTTAGCGTTAGAAGAAGAGACCCAAGGAATGATCGGAGAAGTCATCGAATCATGA
- a CDS encoding ImmA/IrrE family metallo-endopeptidase, whose translation MSSSYLQATESDLSQRDIFELAEQKAIALGYQPGREIEPIIESLGGNIILVSMRRWLETQDGSICVHGPKKFDIFLSNFNSPLRNRFTLAHELGHYFLHSEEGKKLIYAARRGSTKTEWQANWFAAAFLMPKEEFLNTLSKFNEDLDFVAAHFLVSRKAADVRYTSLFKS comes from the coding sequence ATGAGTAGTTCCTATCTCCAAGCCACGGAATCCGACTTATCTCAGAGAGATATCTTTGAACTAGCTGAACAAAAAGCAATCGCTCTCGGCTATCAACCAGGTCGAGAAATAGAACCAATTATTGAGTCCCTTGGTGGAAATATTATCCTCGTATCCATGCGACGCTGGTTAGAAACCCAAGATGGATCGATCTGTGTACATGGACCTAAAAAATTCGACATATTTCTGTCCAACTTTAATAGCCCTCTGCGCAATAGGTTCACCCTTGCACATGAACTAGGCCATTATTTTTTACATTCTGAAGAAGGAAAAAAGCTAATCTATGCAGCAAGACGTGGATCCACCAAAACAGAATGGCAGGCCAATTGGTTTGCTGCGGCTTTCTTGATGCCGAAAGAAGAATTTTTAAATACACTCAGTAAATTCAACGAAGATTTAGACTTTGTAGCTGCCCATTTTTTAGTCTCCAGAAAAGCCGCTGATGTCCGATACACATCCCTCTTTAAATCGTAA